The nucleotide sequence AAACCAGAATGCCGCGGCAACAGTGTGAATGGAGCACATTTGAGTGCCAGTTCAGGTGTCACATAGCCTTAACTCACATGTTTTTTAACCATTGCGTGCATACTGCAATGACACCTTTTTTTACAGTCTGTGTCCCAGATAACATATACAGTAAAGTAGTCTACCCATATGGCCATAAATAACAATTACCCTGTGAATTTGACCTCAAAACAATTTCACTAACTGTCAGTTTGACTTTAACAAGGTTGTTCATTAGGATTAGAGCAATTCAAAAACCAGCAGGAACTGACTAATGAACAATGTTCAATCTCTCGGCCCAGTCAAAATCGATTGGATGGCCAGCACTGTCACTGGTTGCAAGTCAGTTAGCATTTTAGGCCCAAAATAAATTAGTTTGCATTAATAAGGCCTGCGAAACAAAATTAGTTGGACACCTGTGCGCTAAAATAAGatgggctttaaaaaaatggcgctTTTGAGTGTGTGGGCAACAGAAGCCAACACAGACTGTTTTGTCTCTGTTCCACATCAGACTTGCAATTCTCAAAGTACAGAAGGTCACATAACGCTAAACACGTTTTATGGGTGTTGTAGTGAGCTAGCCAATTGCCTGTGTCTGTGTGGGAGGGCTTTTGGTGGGTTGGTCTCTAGCGTGCACTTCTTATGTAACTATTGGAATCGTTTTAGCCGGGTTTATTTATATACACTTTATTAATAAAGCAGAGTTTGATTCCATAAATGAACGTTTGGCTGTTTGACTTATTTCACCCTTGATGAGAAAAATCTTTATttctcttatatatatatatatatatattttttttttttaactttcaggtCAATTCTGGAGAAAGAGGGACCACGATCTCTTTTCCGTGGTCTGGGGCCAAATCTTGTTGGCGTGGCTCCGTCAAGGTAAAGCAAAGGCAGCAGGAATTGACTACTGTTTTTTGTAGTTCTTTCCAACTTTACACAACCCCCTTCAGTGTACTTTTGTAACAAAAGTTATGTTGCAGTGAGTCTGCAATAAGAGCCATCTACGCTTGTTCATAAAGTTACTTTTTGAACTGACTCTTCAGTCAAATGAAATAGTTTTTACTCCTGATTATGCTGTTGAATTTTAGGTTTTAGAACATTTGGGTTGCAGGACAAAATCCCAAACAAATAAGGTTTCTGTTTTTATCGTTAGAATGGAATCAATTCACTGAAATTGCAGTGTTGTCATAATTGATTGACAGATAGTCTTCAAACTAATTGATTCCAGTAGAATTGGTATTGTCATCACTAGTGTGTCAAGCAGGTAACTTTTTCATTCTAATCCTGCTTGAATGCATTACAAACCACTGATTGGACTTTAAAACTTCTGGCTGAAGGCCTTCATGGTCTTTTTTGGCCCATGTGGTTAATAAATAGTCACGTCACGAGCTTTATTCAGTTGCGCCACCACCAACCACTATGACCCGTGAGGCAAGTTGGATGTTCTCCCATTCAGGCCAGCTCTCGTAACCACTGGGGCCGTTAGTGCTTATTCAGCCCGTTCTGGCGCAGTGACCGTGTGTTCCTGAAGCGAGGTGCACCCACACAGGTCAACCATTGAGAACAGCATGGCAGTTAGAAAACCACAATTGCAAATTTTACAGCCTGAGGGTGGGGTCACCttgtgtttttagtgttttttttttcactgtagaATTTCAATTCTTTGTTCTCCTGTGTTTTTCAGAGCCATTTACTTTGCTGCGTATTCCAAATCCAAAGAGGTCTTCAATGGGTTGCTTGTTCCAAATAGTGGCGCTGTACACATGTCCTCTGCCGGTATTGCAGGTGAGCTGCCCTCATTAAAAAAACTCCAACATCCAGTAacaaataaaatttaatttCCATATGAATGATTTATTAGAGTCCGAAAGGTCCGaaactatttttgaaatataacTTGACACCCTGTGATGCTTGTCTCTGTTGCGTGATGTGTTACTCCAAAAATGACCTTCAGAACGACGGTCCAGCGAAGCATTCAAAACATTTTGGCCACGGGAAGAGAATTGCGGCACGTTTTGTCTTCAAATAGCCTTGACATTGCCTAAAATTGACATCTGCATACCCCAAACATCTTCCAGCCAACTTTTTTATTCTAGTATTACATAATTCTATTTGATCTCTTTCACATTATGCAAAAAGAGCTCATAGgccaccaaaataaaacaacttccagtctacagaacataaaaataagcaacaacatGACTTTACTCTCTTTTTAATTCTGTGATATTGTCAAGTATGACTTAATTCTAGAAATATTACGATTTAAGTCTTTTTGCTGAACAGCTTTAAAATGTTGGGGATCTCTGTATTAGACTCCAAGTGCTCCAGTGTTATTTCCTTCCTTTCTGTAAATGATTGAAATCTGAGAATAATCTTGAGTTTGTCCTCCGTCAGCTTTCGCAACAAATTCCCTGATGAACCCCGTCTGGATGGTGAAAACCAGGATGCAGCTCGAAAAAAAGTGAGTTTGGCCCTAATTTCAAATGTTCTGTGTATTCTTGCGTCAAGGGCTTTCTTTACCCACCGTACAGAGTAGATTGCCACAATACGTCATAGGGCCGGCTGTTGGAATGCAACCAATACAAAAGAACGTGTGTTACGGGGTTGGTAAAAGAAAGATCGATGCTCAATCCATTTTGTCGTGGGAGAAGGGGACATTTACTTGCGTGGGGATAGTCCTTCATTCCCTCGCTGTCCTTGGGCCAGTCACGTCGTGACACTGAGCTTGTGATCTGTGTCTGTAAATACACAGTGCTGACGCACTGGTCCGTGTACACAGGAAGAGTCTATATTTACATGCACATTGTGGGTGGTGTGGAAGGTGGAAGATAGCCTTAAATTGTTGTCCGCTAAATAACCTCGCTCATCCGTGTCGAGGAAAAATAATGGAATCATTTCCTGCAAACGGCTAGCAAAGTTTGTTACTCATTCAACTGCTAAGTTAGACATTGAAAGCTATTTCCTTGTGATACCATGCTTACCAGCAACCAACAGCTTAATATTTGAAGGACAGgttgcaaaacacacacacgtggtATTTTGCAGCTTCTGATAGCCGCtattttacccccccccccccccccccccccaactctaattttacaaaattaattaaaaacactGTAGAAAAGTTTTTGTGGTTTAGAAAGAACCTCCTTCTAGTGCTAGCTAAAAGCCGGGTATTTTACATGTACATGTCTTTTACTGAGTCTATTTAACTTTCCCAATGtttgcacaaacacacattagacagtaaaaaaaaaatagaggaatTACAGATCTTTTTAAGTGGATTGTTTTTGACTTTTCAGAGCCCGGGGGGAGAAAAAGATGAACGCCCTGCAGTGTGCCCGCCACGTGTACAAAACGGAGGGCATCCGGGGCTTTTACCGCGGCCTGACCGCATCCTACGCTGGCATCTCCGAGACCATGATCTGCTTCCTCATCTACGAGACGCTCAAAAAGAGGCTCGCCGAAAACCAGCTGTCGTTGGCCAACAGCGAAAACGAGAAACGGGCATCTGACTTTCTGCGCTTGATGATGGCGGCTGCGTTTTCAAAAGGCTGCGCGTCCTGCATAGCGTACCCACACGGTAAGAACGTAGTCTAGATGCCTTGTTATAAAACTTCCCTCCTTACGCAGTTGTTTATTGGTCATCAACATTAGGACCCGTGTTccgaaataaaacaaaaaactagtCTACATTTATATTCCATATCGCACAGCGTTAGCATTGCTTCACTGAGGCTAAAAGTGAAAGGCAATGTACGAGCACATGTGGACTGCTTTAAACGCAATATTTGTGATTAAAGGGTCAAACTTGCCAGTTTACAGTATTTGAATGCAATGTGAAACATAgttaaaatgcactttttgtATAGCTTACGGTTGGCATCGTAGCTTGCACGTTTACAGTAAACTTTTTTAAGTAACAGGATTGTTCGACACAATGTCAAATGTTTATTATGACAAAAAAttagtataattttttttctctttaaaaccTATTTTAGATTCTACTCTAAGGTAGCTTAATGGTATGTTATGCCTgtgcttaaaaaaaagtttgttttatgtGAGAATGACCTTATATTGCGTTTGAGTGGATGGCTTATTAGAAAATATTGTctcttaatagttttttttaatcaacattaATATTGCGTATCTGCAATTTATAAAGTAATATAGCGCCATTCAAAAACTGTTTTGGCGACATTTTTAtaacgtttttttaaattttcttttacCATAATGActtagtcatgttttttttcccctgcagaGGTCATTCGGACAAGACTGCGGGAGGAAGGCAGCAAGTACAAGTATTTCTTTCAGACCGGGAGGTTAATAGCTTTGGAGGAAGGTTATGCAGCTTTTTATAGAGGACTCATTCCACAGCTAATTAAACAAATCCCCAACACGGCCATCGTCCTTTCCACGTATGAACTCATTGTCCACCTCCTGGGAGACtccaagtcaaaataataacaagaaaaataataagaatgaaGGAGCTATCAGGCGGCTTGGGCTTTTTCTCGCCAGCAAAGCGATGTCGCATCACGGCTGGACACTAAGAAATTCCCAGCCCTTCACGCTATTACGGTGCCTGAAAGACTTCTATTTTGGAAATGAAGCCACCTGTTCTGTTTTCTAAAGAGCACATTTTACTGAAAATTTGTTCAGAGCTTAGAATAGAACAAGTTGCAAATCCTGTGGagttgaaagaaaaagaaaaacaaaagaagccCATCTTTTCAGAGGACTTGTTAAGTTaactaaattattttgttttattttttggactattttcttTGTATGATCATTGATAACCTGCTTGACAGTTggagttttttcttcttttttttgaatGGAACTATTCAATTTTTAAGTGCTAATATTAGTGCTGTTGGTCACCGTTAATTTAACACTTGAATTTTGGAACAAATATGGTGTCCTTATCATCAAGTTGAATTTCAATTGGAAAAACTTGAGTTTTTTCTTGAATACacgcataaaaaaaattaacatgatTACTTCTTTTGttctgaaaaaaatcactttataTCTAGATATAAGGTTGATGCTAATTTGACCAACGAGTCAATAAATTGACGGGAATGTTTTTGAAGTGACTCAAATATGCCTTAAGGTTTAGTGACGTGAAAAATTGTTAAAGTTCACcagacttttttccccctttccaaAATGCTAACGGTCATTCACATATTCTAGTAGATTATTTATAAAAAGTGGAAAGACTACGGTGAGCTAAAGTAATTGACCTTCATGGACGAAAAACACACGTTTCTGTGAGGACAGCGACCCCTTGAGgacaacaatgacaaaatatgGAAACAAGAATAGGAATGTGGCGATAATCctgttaaaattgtttttaaccTTTATAAATGGTgactttttggtcattttaacaAAGGTACACAAAGGTATGCCATCCACATAAggtggacatcacatttggTTTATTTCTTAAATTGTGACAATTATATTATTAGTAATGAATCGCTAATTCAATACTCAAACAGCTCCCAGTATTATTTTTCAGTATatgcaaaacaaaatactgtaatttggCACGATTTCATCTATTTATTTCAACGTATAGTATGTATAATTGGAAAACAGCCAATAGGCACTATTTAAGCGACTAGttccatctagtgttaaaacAGTGCAAGTCTTGTATGCGGGATATATAcaatcatattttattcatattgcTGTAGATcagtaaaaaatcaaataatacgCAGTTTTGACACTGctaattaaaatgtcaattttaacgTTAGAAATTTGCCTCTAACGATTGAATTAGTCTTCCCTAATGGTAAGCCTTCGTCGTTCCTCATTGGTTCCTCGACGTTTCTGTTACCGGAAGTATTTGTCGTGGTACGAAATGACATCCGTTTTGCACGTTTAGTTCAAGCTAAATGTTTGCTCGTTTTACCTGTCGCTAATGCTACACGTTTGTTGCGTCCTTCCAAAGCACGCCGGCCGGGCATCATTCCGAGCCCGCTTTTTGATGGGAGGGTGAGGGGAAACGATGCTGACATTCCTCCACATTCTGTTAACCGGTAAGCTAACTATGCTAATCACGTTTGACTATCGGCCACTTCTGTTTTGGCATCTTATTTTATGCATTAAAATCTGAACTCAGGATTGTCACCAAATTAAATGACCACCAGTACGGAAGGAAAAACGTCGTTATTAGGCACTGGGGCATCAacaaaaatagaactttttttcacattttccttCATGTTATTCTCTAAGGCCCATGGAATCATAGATGGGACTTTTTATTTCATACATAAATTCCAAATAGAACTGAAGCTATAGTTTGACCCATTAACCCAATCATACAACCCATTTCCCCccaattcaaattaatttaagtGTAGTAATTATTTTCTCATAAAAATCTTTTGTACTTAACTTGTATTTCACATTTGACCCGACTACTTTCCCTTTGACATACTTTAGGCACATTGTGCAACTCAATGTGGCAAACCGTGGCATCATTAGAGCGACATAATATATTTGaagtattaattcattcatcctcACTTAGTCCCTtttattgaaacaaaacaaaacttttgCCTGTAAACGACCAACTTTCTGTAAATATAGTTCCAAACAtgccacaagaaaaaaaataaaaaataaatggatgagaaaaatatcaatttgCCGAATAATCGAGCTTCTCATTATGTCTCAGGTTTGTTAAGCGTTCTGCGGGACCGAGTCGCTGCCTTCGGTAAGCGGAAATATTCAGCAAAAGCGTACTGTTCTCCCCTGGTGCTTAGCGGCCTCCTCCTAACCATCATTTATGCTCCTCAGAAAGTGTCAAACTTGTGGATGGGGAGAACGAGTGTTCCGGTCGTGTGGAGATCCTCCGACATGACCAGTGGGGGACGGTTTGTGACCATGGCTGGGACCTGCGCGAAGCCGACGTGGTCTGCTCCGAGCTGGCCTGTGGCGTGGCCGAGTCGGCCCTACGCGGGTCGGCCTACGGGAAGGGCACCGGGGAGATCTGGCTGCGGCATGTTCAGTGCTCGGGACACGAGTCCAGCTTGACCCGCTGTGCCCTCGTCCTCCATAGTTATCCCCTTTGCACCCATGAAAATGACGCCGGGGTAAAATGCTCAGGTGAGATCGTCTGTTTTTGAAGTGCAAATCATTGTGTGTGCAGAttcactgtatttactcgcatataagccgcatttgtcagacaagaaaatgatgactgaatcgagggtacggcttatatgcacataaaaagACGACCTGCACAAAACTGCAGGGTGACAAAGATGAAACGCCATGGTGCAAGACAATTTGTCCAATACGgttatttatttccaaatagagaaaagataaacaggtAAAActccaaacaaaaaatattatctaTGAACgaaaattcaaggaaaaaaacgtATCCTGcacaaaacgttaaaaaaaactcacctgtgCCTGTCAGCAATTTCAGCCTCATGTCACTGAAATGTAAAGCTTTGTGCTCCCAGGTCCTCTTTCCATGCCCATCCTGTCCCTGTTGTCCCCCTACAACGTCTTCTCTTCGGGAGAGGCGGTGCGCTTCAGCTGCAGCGTCCTGTCCATTTACAACGCCAAGGACTTCCACCTGTACAAGCACGGCGTGTCCACGCCATTTGTGACCAAGCGGGCCGAGACGCGGCAGTCGCGGATGGAGATGAGTCTGTCCGACGTGGAGACGTTCCACCAGGGCAGCTACAGCTGTCGCTACAAGGTCGGCGGGAGCTTGCCCTCGCAGCTCCTCAGCTCGCCACCAAGCAACTCGGTCAACATCACTGTTGGTGAGTCACTTTTGCCTCGAAATACTTCAATTACTGTAATTGTTTgactatacagtaatccctcgattatcgtggtttATGTAGACCTgaccgcgataaacgaaaaatcGCAAAGCAGTGTAATCCCTattataacttgtttttttcttcagtgcagagtcctagtagcaaaagtggcttggGTTTACGAGATTTAggatggattttcacatttttatgaactttaaatatatatatttttaatcattaatagcagaaaaatggAAGTAGTGAATTCGCAAAAAGTGAAAATGCAATAATCCAGGGATTACAGTACAActctttaaatgagtttatcaggAGCAGACATCCAATCTACTTCAATTGACCTGGAAATCCTGCACTTTCAATGCCCTCCACTGAGTTTAAAAAGGTGTCCCTTTTTCACCAAATCTTTTGATTTCTAAAGCATTGTcctataaaaacatatttttgaactgAATTTTTGTGAGAAACCAGGCTCGATAGACAAATATCCTGCTTTTTTGTGATCGCAGTGGACCTCCTGACCCCCCGCCACTGGTACAATACATCATCCGAGGCCCCGGCCGGTTACGTCATCAAGGGCCACAGTTTTAACATCACCTGCTCCACCCCGAAGCCGTACCCGGGGGCCTCCTTTCAGCTGCGACTCATTCGCCCCAACGGCACGGTGCGCCATTCTCTGGCGGCCCCCAACCCCTCCGCTACGTTTACCTTCACCGGCGCCCAGACCTCCAACGAGGGTTACTACTACTGTCTTTATCACGTCCAACTTGGGGGACGGACGTTTGTTTCCAGAGAAAGCCAGGCCCTGCCCATATCTATAAGAGGTAAAACTTTTTCAGGTGCTGGTTTATTTCCAGGCAAAGATCTGTATACTCACAAGGCTGGTCAACAAGCAAAATGCTTCCTGGATAAAAGGAGTGAGACACGACTACATTTTGATCGGTGAAATCGAAAAATGGGGTCGAAAGTGTCAAGTGGCTGTAGTTTTTATTTAGATATAGTATCTGATCAAAACTGTTAAAACAATAAGTACCGTTTTCAGTAAAAGTTGTTTTCAGTTGCTGTTCCAAAGAATAAATGAGGTCACGTATCTAATTGTGGTTAGACATAATCATAAAAGTGGCGTATACCGTCAAGCAGGTTGCGCatatattgaatatattttgttttccaatCCACATTAGAAGTAAGTtagtaatcattttttatctGTGAATCAAATATTGCCCTATATTTTGTAGACCAGTGGATCACCAAATTGTGTTTTAATCTTGTATATAAATTTTGCCTCTTTCAGACCCGGAACCTGCTCTGAGTCCAGTTGTGATCAGCTGGCTCGTGTCTGGCCTTACATTTGTGGTAGCTGTCGTTATCATTCTCACTGTGGCCAAAGTGCTG is from Stigmatopora nigra isolate UIUO_SnigA chromosome 1, RoL_Snig_1.1, whole genome shotgun sequence and encodes:
- the slc25a33 gene encoding solute carrier family 25 member 33, with the protein product MAQKDTFLHLFAGGCSGTVGAIVTCPLEVLKTRLQSSGLALRPVFQVQLGTLSGTGVIRPGTVTPGLVQVLRSILEKEGPRSLFRGLGPNLVGVAPSRAIYFAAYSKSKEVFNGLLVPNSGAVHMSSAGIAAFATNSLMNPVWMVKTRMQLEKKARGEKKMNALQCARHVYKTEGIRGFYRGLTASYAGISETMICFLIYETLKKRLAENQLSLANSENEKRASDFLRLMMAAAFSKGCASCIAYPHEVIRTRLREEGSKYKYFFQTGRLIALEEGYAAFYRGLIPQLIKQIPNTAIVLSTYELIVHLLGDSKSK
- the LOC144182117 gene encoding antigen WC1.1; protein product: MLTFLHILLTGLLSVLRDRVAAFESVKLVDGENECSGRVEILRHDQWGTVCDHGWDLREADVVCSELACGVAESALRGSAYGKGTGEIWLRHVQCSGHESSLTRCALVLHSYPLCTHENDAGVKCSGPLSMPILSLLSPYNVFSSGEAVRFSCSVLSIYNAKDFHLYKHGVSTPFVTKRAETRQSRMEMSLSDVETFHQGSYSCRYKVGGSLPSQLLSSPPSNSVNITVVDLLTPRHWYNTSSEAPAGYVIKGHSFNITCSTPKPYPGASFQLRLIRPNGTVRHSLAAPNPSATFTFTGAQTSNEGYYYCLYHVQLGGRTFVSRESQALPISIRDPEPALSPVVISWLVSGLTFVVAVVIILTVAKVLCNKDRKPSELERESRSCVENTYVALSINKL